The Desmodus rotundus isolate HL8 chromosome 3, HLdesRot8A.1, whole genome shotgun sequence genome includes a region encoding these proteins:
- the LOC112309304 gene encoding protein S100-A10-like, with the protein MPSHMEHTMENMILKFHKLAEDTGCLTKEDLRVFAEKESPEILENLAVDKIMKDLNQCQDGRLGSRTFFLLIAGLPIICNNYFVVHTCEAEEKEVGSTEKLILP; encoded by the coding sequence ATGCCCTCCCACATGGAACACACCATGGAAAACATGATATTAAAGTTTCACAAACTTGCTGAGGATACAGGCTGCTTAACAAAGGAGGACCTGAGAGTATTTGCGGAAAAGGAGTCCCCAGAAATCTTGGAAAATCTGGCTGTGGACAAAATAATGAAGGACCTGAACCAGTGCCAAGATGGCAGACTGGGTTCCAGAACTTTTTTTCTGCTAATTGCTGGGCTCCCCATCATTTGCAACAATTACTTTGTAGTACACACAtgtgaagcagaagaaaaagaagtaggCAGCACTGAGAAGTTAATCCTGCCCTGA